A stretch of Fusarium poae strain DAOMC 252244 chromosome 2, whole genome shotgun sequence DNA encodes these proteins:
- a CDS encoding hypothetical protein (TransMembrane:1 (i462-480o)~BUSCO:21876at5125) gives MTPLSVPSIDLLYLTFNCAKSLLDIPVFSAHLQTAFRQNATDLPQVVVLSLQEVAPLAYSFIGGYFLKQYISRYEQAVNIAAQHVLDNISGQENDTITVTPTTLPAKPYTLVRGNNVGYTAILLFARDASRLKNIQEAEVGFGAAEMGNKGAVGLRMLYEGDGGSSELTFVATHLAAMEWNLPRRNANWAAIMRGMAFGNPEVVVNSYKTSVTPSPASTPPAEDQPERVRLLDDEHDEQHSRLQQQLHNISVFKPTSHLFVAGDLNYRISTTSPPPSAAFPSLDPESENYYPDFFRLDQLTRERNAGRTLHGLSEHEVRFPPTYKYDVLPQKPGTQEPELDVPWKFAVHRYPGWTDRVLFLDVPSWLKKGDDKNPKINVRAYDCLPVLRMSDHRPVFLRADAPLIAPSEMAPPSSVDHDMSKDPRARLPVEIDPEAWERRAAARRKEVMAGWSMYLWSTKEGACILASILAFGAGVYWLYRLF, from the exons ATGACGCCTCTTTCCGTCCCTTCTATTGATCTGTTGTACCTGACATTTAACTGTGCGAAAAGCCTGCTCGACATCCCCGTCTTCAGTGCTCACCTGCAAACCGCTTTCCGCCAAAATGCCACCGATTTACCACAGGTCGTTGTTCT CTCTTTGCAGGAGGTAGCACCTTTGGCATACTCCTTTATTGGTGGTTACTTTTTAAAACAGTATATATCACGATATGAACAAGCCGTCAACATCGCCGCCCAGCATGTTCTCGATAACATTTCAGGCCAGGAAAACGACACTATCACCGTCACGCCTACTACCCTCCCCGCGAAGCCATACACTCTCGTACGAGGCAACAATGTCGGTTACACCGCTATCCTTCTTTTTGCGCGCGACGCATCACGCCTAAAGAATATCCAAGAGGCAGAGGTTGGTTTTGGCGCAGCCGAGATGGGAAATAAGGGTGCTGTTGGGTTGCGCATGCTTTACGAAGGCGATGGTGGCTCATCTGAGCTGACTTTTGTCGCCACGCATCTGGCAGCCATGGAGTGGAATTTACCGAGACGTAATGCCAATTGGGCAGCCATAATGCGTGGAATGGCCTTTGGAAATCCAGAAGTGGTTGTGAATAGCTACAAGACCTCTGTCACTCCGTCACCTGCCTCAACGCCACCTgctgaagatcagccagaaCGTGTCCgcctccttgatgatgagcaCGACGAACAACATTCGCGCCTTCAGCAACAGCTGCACAATATCTCTGTCTTTAAGCCTACGTCCCATCTCTTTGTAGCTGGTGACTTGAATTATCGCATCTCAACTACATCTCCGCCCCCGTCAGCTGCGTTCCCCAGCCTTGACCCAGAGTCCGAAAATTACTATCCAGACTTCTTCCGTCTCGATCAGTTGACACGGGAACGTAACGCTGGCCGCACATTACACGGTCTATCGGAGCATGAGGTGCGGTTCCCACCAACGTACAAATACGATGTGTTACCTCAAAAGCCTGGCACTCAAGAGCCCGAACTTGATGTGCCGTGGAAGTTTGCAGTCCATCGCTATCCGGGCTGGACAGATCGGGTCTTGTTCCTCGATGTGCCCTCGTGGTTGAAGAAAGGGGATGATAAGAACCCCAAGATCAACGTTCGTGCTTATGATTGTCTGCCTGTTTTACGCATGAGCGATCATCGTCCTGTCTTCCTCCGCGCTGATGCGCCCCTCATTGCACCCAGTGAGATGGCTCCGCCATCAAGTGTGGATCATGATATGAGCAAAGATCCTCGAGCCCGACTCCCAGTGGAGATCGACCCAGAGGCCTGGGAGCGCCGGGCAGCTGCGCGTCGTAAGGAGGTCATGGCTGGTTGGAGCATGTATTTATGGAGTACAAAGGAGGGTGCTTGCATTTTAGCTTCGATTCTCGCCTTTGGCGCTGGCGTGTATTGGTTGTATCGTTTGTTCTAG
- the HHP1 gene encoding casein kinase I (BUSCO:28890at5125) — protein sequence MTTMDLRVGNKYRIGRKIGSGSFGDIYLGTNIISGEEIAIKLESVKAKHPQLEYEARVYKSLAGGVGIPFVRWFGTECDYNAMVLDLLGPSLEDLFNFCNRKFSLKTVLLLADQLISRIEYIHAKSFIHRDIKPDNFLMGIGKRGNQVNVIDFGLAKKYRDPKTHFHIPYRENKNLTGTARYASINTHLGVEQSRRDDMESLGYVMLYFCRGSLPWQGLKAATKKQKYDRIMEKKMTTPTEVLCRGFPNEFAIYLNYTRSLRFDDKPDYSYLRKIFRDLFVREGFQYDYVFDWTVYKYQKNAQAIAQAAGQANPEDDEKARASRTNAATAGQSAAKPNAIPSTRRKMLERGSGAGVDTPDTNRAIGGSDRM from the exons ATGACGACAATG gatCTTCGCGTCGGTAACAAGTACCGTATCGGTCGAAAGATCGGTTCAGGCTCTTTCGGTGATATTTACCTCGGTACCAACATAATCTCTGGAGAGGAAATTGCCATCAAGCTCGAGTCCGTCAAGGCCAAGCATCCTCAGTTGGAGTATGAGGCCCGTGTCTACAAGTCTCTGGCTGGTGGCGTCGGCATTCCATTTGTTCGCTGGTTTGGTACCGAGTGTGACTATAATGCCATGGTTCTCGACCTCCTTGGTCCCAGTCTGGAGGATCTCTTCAACTTCTGTAACCGAAAATTCTCCCTCAAGACCGTCCTTCTCCTGGCCGATCAGCTCATCTCGCGTATCGAGTACATCCACGCCAAGTCCTTTATCCACCGAGATATCAAGCCAGACAACTTCCTTATGGGTATTGGCAAGCGTGGCAACCAGGTCAACGTTATCGATTTCGGTCTGGCCAAGAAGTACCGAGACCCCAAGACTCATTTCCACATCCCCTACAGAGAGAACAAGAACCTTACTGGAACTGCTCGTTACGCATCTATTAACACTCATCTGGGCGTTGAACAATCTCGACGTGATGATATGGAGTCACTCGGCTACGTCATGCTCTACTTCTGCCGTGGCTCCCTCCCCTGGCAGGGTCTGAAGGCTGCtaccaagaagcagaagtACGACCGCAtcatggagaagaagatgactaCTCCTACCGAGGTCCTTTGCCGTGGTTTCCCTAACGAATTTGCCATCTACCTGAACTACACTCGATCCCTTCGCTTCGATGACAAGCCCGACTACAGCTACCTCCGCAAGATCTTCCGAGACCTCTTCGTCCGAGAGGGTTTCCAGTATGACTACGTCTTCGACTGGACCGTCTACAAATACCAGAAGAATGCTCAGGCTATTGCCCAGGCTGCTGGCCAAGCCAACCCCGAGGATGACGAGAAGGCTCGTGCCAGCCGCACCAACGCCGCAACTGCCGGCCAGTCTGCTGCTAAGCCCAACGCTATTCCTAGCACTCGCCGCAAGATGCTCGAGCGAGGCTCTGGCGCTGGCGTTGACACTCCCGACACCAACCGTGCTATTGGTGGAAGCGACAGGATGTGA